One window from the genome of Spiractinospora alimapuensis encodes:
- a CDS encoding poly-gamma-glutamate hydrolase family protein, translating into MITRTATVATTAFLTFTLVPGVPATAGAEDTYANYAELAAHETEGVDYRRTTRAGGTDLAHIAIHGGRIEPPTTELADHAAQAGDHAFATFEGIKRSGNGVLHITATRFDEPMTLEVVAASDYTISWHGAAGDHPTTYVGGLDTELRDTVRAELRASGFDAPDSIPDGLAGEDPDNIANRNARGAGVQLEITHAQRATFLDDGSPTETFRDYTAAVERAAAQR; encoded by the coding sequence GTGATCACCAGGACCGCGACCGTGGCCACGACCGCGTTTCTCACCTTCACCCTGGTCCCCGGGGTACCGGCGACCGCGGGGGCGGAGGACACCTACGCCAACTACGCCGAACTCGCCGCCCACGAGACCGAGGGCGTGGACTACCGGCGGACCACGCGCGCCGGCGGAACCGACCTCGCGCACATCGCCATCCACGGAGGCCGCATCGAACCCCCCACCACCGAACTCGCCGACCACGCCGCCCAGGCCGGTGACCACGCCTTCGCCACGTTCGAGGGGATCAAGCGGAGCGGAAACGGCGTTCTGCACATCACCGCCACCCGCTTCGACGAACCCATGACCCTAGAGGTCGTCGCCGCCTCCGACTACACGATCTCCTGGCACGGGGCCGCCGGCGATCACCCCACCACCTACGTCGGTGGGCTCGACACCGAACTGCGCGACACGGTCCGCGCGGAACTCCGCGCCTCGGGCTTCGACGCGCCCGACTCGATCCCCGACGGTCTCGCGGGCGAAGACCCCGACAACATCGCCAACCGCAACGCCCGAGGCGCGGGTGTCCAACTGGAGATCACCCACGCACAACGCGCCACCTTCCTCGACGACGGTTCACCCACCGAGACCTTCCGCGACTACACCGCCGCCGTCGAACGAGCCGCGGCCCAGCGCTGA